Part of the Spinacia oleracea cultivar Varoflay chromosome 5, BTI_SOV_V1, whole genome shotgun sequence genome, ACTAATGTAACAGTGAAATTCTCCCATCACCTTCCACTTTCGCTACAAATTATGTACTCCGTATCTCACATGAAAATAATAAGTCCAGAATGCAAGTCCTCTTACATAGTACTTCTCATATAATTAAAAAAGTTTTATTCATATATTTTACATGTCAAAGACATAACATAAAAATTATTACcagacagagtagtgcccaaatTTGACTTGACCTGAGATCAACTTGATAAAATCGAATAATACGGTCACACGTTGTCACGTTGATCACATAGACTAATAATGTATGTTTAACCAAAGTCAATGTTACCCGACTTGATTAGACCCGACCCAAAACTTAACCATGCATTCGATATGATCCAATTTTGTTGTTTACATGGATTTTCATTTAGGCAACTTCGAACATTTGAAAGAGAGCCCTAGAAGAAACCAAATCCAGTCTTTAcacaaaattattaaaaaaacggCACATTTCTGGAATCTTCCACGTCATCATCCTCGTCTTTAATCACCGCCTTCATAGAAACGGGTAGAAGAAGAAGACGACGACTTCTCAAGAACTTTCGTTCatccttttctctctccacaAAACCCCATCAAATTCCCACTCTTTCGCTATCATAAAAAAGGAAACCTAAAAAACTAGGAAACTCCAAACCCCATTTTCTGTCTCTCCTCTGAAACAAGCAAGAAATCGTCATTCATTCATCATGTGGCAACAAGCGAGCAGGAAATATGATATTGAAGGAGGATCACAACAATTGTACCCTGTGATGCTCGAGAACCCAGAACTTCGATGGAGTTTTATCAGAAAAGTTTACTCAATCATCGCAATACAGTTGCTGGCTACCATTGCTGTTGGTGCTGTTGTTGTTTCGTATGAACCTATTGCCCTTTTCTTTACTTCTAGTAGTGGTGGTCTCGCTTGCTATATCATCCTCATCATCACTCCTTTTATTGGTAttaactctctctctctctctctctttttgaTCTTGGGATTTATTTTTGGTGATTTTTATGTTGGAATTTGATCGAATTGAACTGGGGTTTTGATGGTTTTTTGTTACCCGTCTTTTGAATTTTTAGCTGTTGGATTGAAATTGGGGTTGATTGTTATTGTTGACTTGTAGATGTGGACTTGTTGGTTGATTGCAATTGTTGACTCCGTATTATTTTTTGGAGGAATTTACTAGAAATTGACATCCTTTTTCATGGGTTTCTtgtagtgtttttgggcattaGTTGTTTTCTTTGGTGATTTTGCTTGTAAATGATTAAaatggggaattttattggaaTTGTTGATCATTTTGATATATTGTGAAACTTTAACTCATTTTACTGGATTTTAGTGAatttttttgtttagaaataGTTCGTTAGGTTTGTCTTTCATGTGATGTTTGTGGGGATTAGTTGTTTTCTTTGGTGATTTTGCTTGTAAATGATTAGaatggggaattttattggaaTTGTTCATCATTTTGAtatattctaattttttttactcattttgctggattattgtgaatttattgtttagaaattgtttggCTTTCTTGTTATTTCTAATTTGGTGCTATTGTTGTGGATTGTAGTGCTATGTCCTTTGTATTACTATCATCAAAGTCATCCATTGAATTACATACTGCTTGGAATCTTCACTATCACACTTGCCTTCTCTGTTGGGTTGACATGTGCATTCACTAGTGGTAAGTTCTTCTCGGCGCGGTTTCGTTTATTTAAGTTTTCATTTGCAGCTGATGAATTGAATTTAacttgaattgaaatgaatgtGACATGACATTTATGTCTTGATGTTATCTTAGTTTATTAATCAACCGAATGCTTTTGTTTTAAGTATCTTGGGTTGGCAAACTTTGAGGGAAAGATAAATGACTTTCTTGCAAGCAAccattgttgattgttctttgCTGTCTTTATGTTTTTAATTCAAATGGTTGCAATTACTTGCATTCTGAGTATCTGATACTGGATCAGAATTGAAGGTTTCATTTGATATGAACATGTAGACATCAATAATATTACCTTCACATTGCTACATATTACTATCAAACAAGACCTATGGACTTCATATAATCATATCCTTTGTTACCTAGACTCGGATACCCATATTGGACACGTACAAGTGTCTGACACGGCTAATTTGGGAAAAAATTGCTATGATTCTGGTCCAAAATG contains:
- the LOC110783460 gene encoding protein LIFEGUARD 2; protein product: MWQQASRKYDIEGGSQQLYPVMLENPELRWSFIRKVYSIIAIQLLATIAVGAVVVSYEPIALFFTSSSGGLACYIILIITPFIVLCPLYYYHQSHPLNYILLGIFTITLAFSVGLTCAFTSGKVILESVILTTAVVLSLTAYTFWAAKRGHDFNFLGPFLFGALIVLIIFSMIQIFFPLGKIGVMIYGCVASIIFCGYIVYDTDNLIKRYTYDEYIWAAIALYLDIINLFLSLLTVFRAADS